In Flavivirga abyssicola, the following are encoded in one genomic region:
- a CDS encoding GNAT family N-acetyltransferase — MNPFLVKKYQSENKSDWNNFVSKSKNATFLFYRNFMEYHEDRFEDYSLLIYKKQKLIAVFPANRVGDIIFSHQGLTYGGLLLQSELKFNDVLESFKSLLIFLCFEGVQHLKVKMIPYFYNSFPSDEISYLLYLLGAQLDRRDALSVIDLNSDVNISKNRLEGVKKGEKHKLEIKEVTDLDEFWNMILIPNLRLKHGLSPVHSLQEIKVLKERFPNNIRQFNVYHKNKIVAGTTIFETKNVAHSQYISGNKESSSVGGLDFLYTYLIKEVFVNKRYFDFGNSNENKGRNVNEGLQFWKEGFGARTVTQDFYKVDTKNYKLLDSIMI; from the coding sequence TTGAATCCATTTTTAGTGAAAAAATATCAGTCGGAAAATAAATCTGATTGGAATAATTTTGTGTCAAAATCTAAAAATGCGACATTCTTATTTTATAGAAACTTCATGGAGTATCATGAGGATAGGTTTGAAGATTATTCGCTTTTGATTTATAAAAAGCAGAAGCTTATTGCTGTTTTTCCAGCTAATAGAGTTGGGGATATTATTTTTTCTCATCAAGGATTAACCTATGGAGGGTTATTGCTTCAGTCGGAATTAAAGTTTAATGATGTTTTAGAAAGCTTTAAGAGCCTCTTGATTTTTTTATGCTTCGAAGGCGTTCAACATTTAAAAGTAAAAATGATTCCGTACTTTTATAATAGTTTTCCAAGTGATGAGATAAGTTATTTGTTGTACTTGTTAGGTGCGCAATTAGATCGAAGAGATGCGCTCTCTGTTATCGACTTAAATAGTGATGTTAATATTTCAAAAAATAGGCTAGAAGGTGTAAAGAAGGGGGAGAAGCATAAATTGGAGATTAAAGAGGTAACCGATTTAGATGAGTTTTGGAATATGATTTTGATACCAAATTTAAGATTGAAGCATGGGTTAAGTCCAGTACATAGTTTACAAGAGATAAAGGTATTAAAGGAGCGTTTTCCTAATAATATTAGGCAGTTTAATGTTTATCATAAAAATAAAATAGTTGCTGGGACTACAATTTTTGAGACAAAAAATGTAGCACATTCTCAATATATATCTGGAAATAAGGAAAGTAGTAGTGTAGGGGGGCTGGATTTTTTATATACTTATTTAATAAAAGAAGTTTTTGTAAATAAAAGATATTTTGATTTTGGAAATTCAAACGAAAATAAAGGAAGGAATGTTAACGAGGGACTACAATTTTGGAAAGAAGGATTTGGAGCTAGAACCGTAACTCAAGATTTTTATAAGGTTGATACAAAAAACTATAAGTTATTAGATAGTATCATGATATGA
- a CDS encoding DegT/DnrJ/EryC1/StrS family aminotransferase, which yields MIKFLDLHKVNSRFHNEFQEKFKSFLESGHYILGNQVSNFENSFANYCGTKHCVGVSNGLDALILIFKAYLELGLLKRNDEVIVPANTFIASIIAIQEVGLKTVLVEPDIDTYNISISEIEKSITPKIKVILAVHLYGMLADMRSINDIAKKNNLLVIEDAAQAHGAVNEEGIKSGNLSNAAAFSFYPSKNLGALGDAGAVVSNNEVLIDMIKKLRNYGGTTKYVYDTVGANSRLDEIQAIFLSVKLKLLDDDNKKRRDVARLYLSKITNKKVKLPFYNLSDNHVFYAFVVLVENRQEFIDHLSKYHIETLIHYPIPPHKQKGFSYLKELPLPITETIHNKIVSIPISPVMLNEEVEEVIRIINQY from the coding sequence ATGATTAAGTTTTTAGACTTACACAAAGTAAACTCCCGTTTTCATAATGAATTTCAAGAAAAATTTAAATCGTTTTTGGAATCCGGTCATTATATTTTAGGAAATCAAGTTTCTAATTTTGAAAATAGTTTTGCTAACTATTGTGGCACTAAACACTGCGTTGGAGTAAGTAATGGTTTAGATGCCTTAATTCTCATTTTTAAGGCCTATTTAGAATTAGGATTACTGAAACGTAATGATGAAGTTATAGTTCCTGCAAATACATTTATAGCCAGTATTATAGCTATTCAGGAAGTTGGACTAAAAACGGTCTTGGTTGAACCTGACATAGATACGTATAATATTTCTATTTCTGAAATTGAAAAAAGCATTACACCAAAAATCAAAGTTATTTTGGCTGTGCATTTGTATGGAATGCTAGCCGATATGAGAAGCATAAATGACATTGCGAAAAAAAATAATTTATTGGTTATTGAAGATGCTGCTCAAGCACATGGTGCAGTTAATGAAGAAGGGATTAAATCTGGAAATTTAAGTAATGCAGCTGCGTTTAGTTTTTACCCCAGTAAAAATTTAGGTGCTCTAGGAGACGCAGGGGCAGTAGTTTCTAATAACGAGGTTTTAATAGATATGATTAAAAAGCTTCGTAACTATGGAGGAACTACTAAATATGTATACGATACTGTTGGAGCCAATAGCAGATTAGACGAAATTCAAGCAATCTTTTTAAGTGTAAAACTGAAGTTATTGGATGATGACAATAAAAAACGACGTGATGTAGCAAGGTTATATCTTTCAAAGATAACAAACAAAAAAGTAAAACTTCCCTTTTATAATTTATCGGATAATCATGTTTTTTACGCTTTTGTTGTTTTGGTTGAAAATAGGCAAGAATTTATTGATCATTTAAGTAAGTACCATATCGAAACTTTAATCCATTACCCAATTCCACCTCATAAACAAAAGGGATTCAGTTACTTAAAAGAATTACCTTTGCCAATTACAGAAACTATTCATAATAAGATAGTTAGTATTCCTATAAGTCCTGTGATGTTAAATGAGGAAGTAGAAGAAGTCATTAGAATTATAAATCAATATTAA
- a CDS encoding O-antigen translocase, producing the protein MISFKGIIKNNLLLKITSLNAVVITVRLIISLAIQRILAVTVGEIGIAKIGQLRNLVQIITSSSSLGTFNGVVKYISEFKENDQQLKELFTTIFAFVFIGSVITSFVFFFNASWITIELFGNLDYVNIIKCLALLPVFIGINRIFQGVINGLSEYKKYAKIDLLSYVLSAILLLICLYYYSLEGVLFSIVVTPIIQLSIIIYVFGSILKKYIKVNDLGFKIPFARELLAFTLMSFISTVLLNYIELDIRTMITNKININEAGYWTAMNFISKNYMVFSSGLFTLYVIPKFARIYEADTFKKEVLYIYKTILPLFGLGMLLVYLLRALVIEIVYPNFLGLEPLFKWQLLGDFVRLATLVISHQFLAKKMVKSFIITELISLGLFYFLSKTLVVLYGAEGVVMAHFYRYIIYFGVVVAAIWINFSTQKNTQKE; encoded by the coding sequence GTGATAAGTTTTAAAGGGATAATAAAAAATAATCTGTTATTAAAAATAACATCTTTAAATGCTGTAGTTATTACAGTAAGATTGATTATTTCTTTAGCTATTCAAAGAATATTGGCAGTAACGGTTGGAGAAATAGGAATTGCTAAAATAGGTCAACTTCGAAATTTGGTTCAAATAATAACAAGTTCCTCCTCTTTAGGGACATTTAACGGGGTTGTAAAATATATTTCGGAATTTAAGGAGAACGATCAACAGCTTAAAGAGTTGTTTACAACGATATTTGCTTTTGTTTTTATAGGATCGGTTATAACATCCTTTGTCTTTTTTTTTAATGCCTCATGGATAACCATTGAATTATTTGGAAACTTAGATTATGTAAATATTATAAAGTGTCTTGCTTTATTGCCTGTTTTTATAGGTATAAATAGAATTTTTCAAGGTGTAATTAATGGCTTGTCTGAGTATAAAAAATATGCAAAGATTGATTTATTAAGTTATGTTTTATCTGCCATATTACTATTAATATGCCTTTATTATTATAGCTTGGAAGGAGTTCTGTTTTCAATAGTTGTAACTCCAATTATTCAATTAAGTATCATCATTTATGTTTTTGGATCGATTTTAAAAAAATATATAAAAGTTAACGACCTAGGGTTTAAAATTCCTTTTGCCAGAGAACTATTGGCGTTTACATTAATGTCTTTTATATCAACTGTATTATTAAATTATATTGAACTTGATATAAGAACCATGATAACCAATAAAATCAATATTAATGAAGCTGGGTATTGGACAGCCATGAACTTTATATCTAAAAATTATATGGTATTTTCTTCCGGACTGTTTACGCTTTATGTTATACCTAAATTTGCAAGAATTTATGAGGCTGATACTTTTAAAAAGGAAGTTCTTTATATATACAAAACTATTCTTCCGTTGTTTGGTTTAGGCATGCTATTGGTTTATTTATTAAGAGCCTTGGTTATTGAAATTGTTTATCCAAACTTTCTTGGTCTTGAACCATTATTTAAATGGCAGTTGCTTGGAGATTTTGTTAGGTTGGCAACACTTGTTATATCACATCAGTTTTTAGCAAAAAAAATGGTTAAGAGCTTTATAATAACAGAGTTAATTTCGTTAGGCTTGTTTTACTTTTTGTCGAAGACCCTTGTAGTTTTATATGGTGCAGAAGGTGTGGTAATGGCACATTTTTATAGGTATATAATATACTTTGGTGTTGTTGTGGCTGCAATTTGGATTAATTTTTCAACTCAAAAAAATACTCAAAAGGAGTAA
- a CDS encoding glycosyltransferase produces the protein MKILLVGEYSRLHNSLKEGLIKNGHQVILVASGDGFKKFPADINFKVKYNKGVMSLLKKIMYRVFSIDIASISTKAQFNAQKDRFKNFDVVQLINENSFSTLPKIEKQILSFIFKHNPNVFLLSCGTDYTSVKYAHDKNFRYSILTPYFENKVSKKKFKHILMRISNPYYDLHKYIHKNITGCISSDLDYHIPLINNDKYLGLAPNPINIDKLKHIDLCISSRIVIFHGINEDNYYKKGNDIFEKALDFIVNKYADKVEIVTVKSLPYNEYIKAFDSAHIVLDQVYAYDQGYNALEAMAKGKVVFTGAENEWLEYYNLKEDTVAINALPDADKIIEKLEWLIFNPDKIIEISKNARAFIEKEHNYLKIADNYVLKWTGKS, from the coding sequence ATGAAAATCTTATTAGTTGGCGAATATAGTAGACTTCACAATTCATTAAAAGAAGGATTGATTAAAAATGGACACCAAGTAATCTTGGTTGCCTCTGGAGATGGCTTTAAAAAATTTCCTGCAGATATAAACTTTAAAGTTAAATACAATAAGGGCGTTATGTCTTTATTGAAAAAAATAATGTATCGCGTATTTTCTATTGATATTGCTTCGATAAGTACAAAAGCTCAATTTAATGCTCAAAAAGATAGGTTTAAAAATTTTGACGTTGTTCAATTAATAAACGAAAACTCATTCTCTACCCTTCCAAAAATTGAGAAGCAAATTCTAAGCTTTATTTTTAAACATAACCCTAACGTATTTTTACTTTCTTGCGGAACGGATTATACGAGTGTAAAATACGCTCATGATAAGAATTTTAGATATTCCATTTTAACGCCATATTTTGAGAATAAGGTTTCAAAGAAAAAGTTCAAACACATTTTAATGCGCATAAGCAATCCTTATTATGATTTGCACAAATACATACATAAAAACATTACAGGCTGTATTTCTTCAGATTTAGATTATCATATTCCGCTCATTAATAATGATAAATATTTAGGGTTAGCGCCTAATCCTATTAACATAGATAAGCTCAAGCATATCGATTTATGTATTAGTAGTAGAATTGTTATTTTTCATGGAATTAACGAAGACAATTATTATAAAAAGGGTAATGATATTTTTGAGAAAGCACTTGATTTTATAGTAAATAAGTATGCAGATAAAGTAGAAATAGTGACTGTTAAAAGTTTACCTTACAACGAATATATAAAAGCTTTTGACAGTGCACACATTGTTTTGGATCAAGTATATGCCTATGATCAAGGGTATAATGCTCTTGAAGCTATGGCAAAAGGAAAAGTTGTTTTTACTGGCGCTGAAAATGAATGGTTAGAGTATTATAATTTAAAAGAAGATACTGTTGCTATTAACGCCTTGCCCGATGCTGATAAAATTATTGAAAAACTTGAATGGTTAATTTTTAATCCTGATAAAATTATTGAAATTTCTAAAAACGCCAGAGCTTTTATAGAAAAGGAACACAATTATTTAAAAATAGCCGATAACTATGTTCTTAAATGGACAGGTAAAAGCTAA
- a CDS encoding glycosyltransferase, which yields MQKICIITTTLGTGGAEKVSANLSFLLTNLGFNVHVLCTKDVIEYDYSGTLFNLELNLKNNRSNFNKIRVLNRYFKENKFDVIIDNRTRPVLLKELVLYKFVFRATRRIAVVHSHNLKTYFPSSTFFANLLYKRLFKLVVVSEEIKNIIEKRYRLKNVKQIYNPIHLNLISNKADEVIEFNEKYILFYGRIEEKSKNLSLLLEGYKKSDLIREGIKLLILGSGDDLESIKNKATNLSLSESVIFKPYVLNPYPYVKKALFTVLTSRYEGFPMVLLEALACGTPIISVDCKSGPKEVLKHGYNGLLIENYNKEALANAMNSFIFDTNLYKTCKLNTKQSVQRFSIENISQEWKQLINIVHD from the coding sequence ATGCAAAAAATATGTATAATAACAACAACTTTAGGAACTGGTGGTGCCGAAAAAGTAAGCGCAAATTTATCTTTTTTATTAACTAATCTAGGGTTTAATGTGCATGTACTTTGTACGAAGGATGTTATTGAATATGATTACTCTGGAACTCTTTTTAATCTTGAATTGAATCTAAAAAATAATAGAAGTAATTTTAATAAGATACGTGTTTTAAATAGGTATTTTAAAGAAAATAAGTTTGATGTAATAATAGATAATAGAACAAGACCTGTTTTGTTAAAAGAACTTGTTTTGTACAAATTTGTTTTTAGAGCAACAAGACGCATTGCAGTTGTTCATAGCCATAATTTAAAAACCTATTTCCCGAGCTCAACGTTTTTTGCCAATCTATTGTATAAAAGGTTATTTAAACTTGTTGTTGTAAGCGAAGAAATAAAGAATATAATTGAAAAAAGGTATAGACTTAAAAATGTTAAGCAAATTTATAATCCCATACATTTAAACTTAATATCAAATAAAGCAGATGAGGTAATAGAGTTTAATGAAAAGTATATTCTTTTTTATGGCAGGATTGAAGAAAAATCAAAAAACCTTTCGCTGCTGTTAGAAGGGTATAAAAAATCTGATTTAATAAGGGAAGGGATAAAACTTCTTATTTTAGGAAGTGGAGATGATTTAGAATCCATAAAGAATAAAGCCACAAATTTATCGTTATCAGAAAGTGTGATTTTTAAACCGTATGTACTAAATCCTTATCCTTATGTTAAGAAGGCATTGTTTACTGTTTTAACAAGTAGATACGAAGGCTTTCCCATGGTTTTATTAGAAGCTTTAGCATGTGGTACTCCAATAATTTCGGTAGATTGTAAATCAGGACCGAAAGAGGTTCTCAAACATGGTTATAATGGGCTTTTAATTGAGAATTATAATAAGGAGGCACTGGCAAATGCCATGAATAGTTTTATATTTGATACCAATTTATATAAAACATGTAAGCTAAATACGAAACAGAGTGTACAACGATTTTCTATAGAAAATATTTCACAAGAATGGAAACAATTAATAAATATAGTACATGACTAA
- a CDS encoding sugar 3,4-ketoisomerase, with product MTKQNMGSGILINIPKIIDENGRGNLAVIEKDIIPFKIERVYYLFDVPSGSYRGGHAHKRLSQFLVALAGSFDVVLKDNKNTKRITLNNPTRGLLITPGTWRELENFSSGAVCLVLASDVFDEDDYIRNYDEFVLFKGR from the coding sequence ATGACTAAACAAAACATGGGTAGCGGGATTTTAATTAATATCCCCAAAATCATAGATGAGAATGGGAGGGGAAACTTAGCTGTAATTGAAAAAGATATCATTCCTTTTAAAATAGAACGTGTATACTATCTTTTTGATGTACCTAGCGGATCTTATAGAGGAGGACATGCCCATAAACGACTTAGCCAGTTTTTAGTTGCTTTAGCTGGAAGCTTTGATGTCGTTTTAAAGGATAATAAGAATACTAAAAGAATAACACTTAACAATCCAACACGAGGGCTATTAATAACCCCAGGAACTTGGAGAGAGCTCGAAAATTTTTCTTCTGGAGCAGTATGTTTAGTATTAGCTTCTGATGTTTTTGATGAAGACGATTACATTAGAAATTATGATGAGTTTGTACTATTTAAAGGCAGATAG
- a CDS encoding glycosyltransferase family 2 protein, with product MMPFFSVIIPLYNKEAFIEYTIKSVLNQSFNDFEIILVDDGSTDNSYKIASKFDDIRINLIQQKNKGVSVARNVGIKNAKGKYIALLDADDIWHDNHLMELKKQILLFPEAGLYCNNYEILLQKGIFRKATFNFKFQNDCLIVDDYFKASIINPVAWTSAVGFSKEKFISIGQFDTTFKTAQDLDLWIRFALRYKVSFNPIITMSYKLYTENSLSKKEYNDIRYDFINNYTEQEQENSSLKLYLDINRYAVALRCKLNNEFVLYKKLKKQIDFKNLNLKQKLLINQPNFLLKLIKQIQNFLISKNIYLSAFK from the coding sequence ATGATGCCATTTTTCTCTGTAATAATTCCATTATATAATAAAGAAGCATTCATTGAATACACTATAAAAAGTGTTTTAAATCAATCATTTAATGATTTTGAAATTATTTTAGTAGATGATGGCAGCACAGATAATAGTTATAAAATAGCCTCTAAGTTTGATGATATAAGAATTAACCTTATACAGCAAAAAAACAAAGGTGTCTCAGTTGCCAGAAATGTTGGAATAAAAAATGCTAAAGGAAAGTACATCGCATTGCTTGACGCAGACGACATATGGCATGATAATCATTTAATGGAATTAAAAAAACAAATTTTATTATTTCCCGAGGCTGGATTATACTGTAATAACTATGAAATTTTATTACAGAAAGGTATATTTAGAAAAGCTACTTTTAATTTTAAATTTCAAAATGATTGTTTAATTGTAGACGATTACTTTAAAGCGAGTATCATAAACCCAGTAGCATGGACATCGGCTGTTGGGTTTTCGAAAGAAAAATTTATTAGTATTGGGCAATTCGATACAACTTTTAAAACGGCTCAAGATCTTGATTTATGGATAAGATTCGCTTTACGATATAAAGTAAGTTTCAATCCTATTATTACAATGTCGTACAAACTTTATACTGAAAATAGCCTTTCAAAAAAAGAGTACAATGATATACGATATGATTTTATTAATAATTATACTGAACAAGAACAAGAAAATTCTTCACTAAAACTATATCTTGATATAAATCGTTATGCTGTAGCACTTAGATGTAAATTAAATAATGAATTTGTTTTGTATAAAAAATTAAAAAAACAAATAGATTTCAAAAATTTAAATTTAAAACAAAAACTTTTAATAAATCAGCCAAATTTTCTGCTTAAACTCATAAAACAAATTCAAAACTTCCTTATAAGCAAAAACATATACCTATCTGCCTTTAAATAG
- a CDS encoding glycosyltransferase: protein MLSVLIPTYKYDILALVKELNTQCVECKIEFEILVYDDGSKSSLNKNNNLINFIDYCHFKELPNNIGRSAIRNLLALNAKYSLLLFVDAGTFPKYNDFIKRYISIKNEKVINGGMTCLEKPPKKPYKFRWLYTKKREHKAFCSSNFLIKKEVFKMNPFDESIKKYGYEDITFFNELLKKNISIHRFNNPVIHNADDDANTFIRKSENAIENLVSLVKEKKMNRSGLDLLKHYSLIEKLGLNSITCFLFKSFKHLLLKNFNSSHPSILLFYFYRLGYFCSLKNKK from the coding sequence ATGCTATCAGTATTAATTCCTACATATAAATACGATATCCTCGCTTTAGTCAAAGAATTAAATACACAATGTGTAGAGTGCAAAATTGAATTTGAAATATTAGTATATGATGACGGATCTAAATCTTCATTAAATAAAAACAATAATTTAATTAACTTTATAGATTACTGCCACTTTAAAGAATTACCAAACAATATAGGGCGAAGTGCTATTAGAAACTTATTGGCTTTAAATGCTAAGTATTCTTTATTATTATTCGTAGATGCTGGCACATTTCCTAAATATAATGATTTTATAAAAAGATATATCAGTATAAAAAATGAAAAAGTTATTAATGGAGGTATGACTTGTTTAGAAAAACCTCCTAAAAAACCTTATAAATTCAGATGGCTTTATACAAAAAAAAGAGAACACAAAGCTTTTTGTTCTTCAAACTTCCTAATTAAAAAAGAGGTGTTTAAAATGAATCCGTTTGATGAATCAATAAAAAAATATGGTTATGAAGATATTACATTCTTTAATGAGTTATTAAAAAAGAATATTAGTATTCATCGTTTTAACAATCCTGTAATTCATAATGCTGATGATGATGCTAATACATTTATTAGAAAATCTGAAAATGCTATTGAAAATTTAGTTTCTTTAGTCAAAGAAAAAAAGATGAATAGGAGTGGCTTAGATCTATTAAAACATTATAGTTTGATCGAAAAATTAGGATTAAACTCGATTACTTGTTTTCTCTTCAAAAGTTTTAAGCATCTTTTATTAAAAAACTTTAACTCTTCACATCCTTCTATTCTATTATTTTATTTTTATCGACTTGGTTATTTTTGCTCACTTAAAAACAAAAAATGA
- a CDS encoding class I SAM-dependent methyltransferase, which produces MYNSIKKKAKTLIPKDFLLKREFFFRSFYGIFYIGNTHQCNICFKKLKSFVLLENEDLLCPFCGSLPRNRRLWNLLNLKNELKGNVLHFSPSRNLYRALKKIKNINYFSTDFENEFLADYKYDITNIDQNDETFDVIICYHILEHIMEDQKAMSELYRVLKPDGKIYVQTPFKNGDIYENFTIDSPEGRLKHFGQEDHVRIYSIEGLKDRLKNKGFNVQIKTFNNRKDDFYYGYRSPETILILGK; this is translated from the coding sequence ATGTATAATTCCATTAAGAAAAAAGCAAAAACTTTAATTCCAAAAGACTTTTTGCTTAAACGTGAGTTTTTTTTTAGAAGCTTCTACGGCATATTTTATATTGGAAATACCCACCAATGCAATATTTGTTTTAAAAAATTAAAATCTTTTGTTTTATTAGAAAATGAAGATTTGTTATGCCCTTTTTGTGGCAGTTTACCAAGAAACAGAAGGCTCTGGAATTTGCTTAACTTAAAAAATGAATTAAAAGGCAACGTGCTACATTTTTCGCCTTCAAGAAATTTATATCGAGCGTTGAAAAAAATTAAAAACATCAATTATTTCAGCACAGATTTTGAAAATGAGTTTTTGGCCGATTATAAATATGATATTACTAATATTGATCAAAACGACGAAACATTTGATGTTATAATATGTTATCATATCTTAGAGCATATTATGGAAGATCAAAAAGCTATGTCTGAACTATACAGAGTTTTAAAACCAGACGGAAAAATTTATGTGCAAACTCCATTTAAAAATGGAGATATTTATGAAAATTTTACTATTGATTCTCCCGAAGGGCGATTAAAACATTTTGGGCAAGAAGACCATGTTAGAATCTATTCTATTGAAGGACTGAAAGATAGACTAAAAAATAAAGGTTTTAATGTACAGATTAAAACCTTTAACAATAGAAAAGATGATTTTTATTACGGATACAGGTCTCCCGAAACCATTTTAATTCTTGGTAAATAA
- a CDS encoding cell division ATP-binding protein FtsE produces MSKPILQLKDASIFQGESLVLSNVNVEINKGDFVYLIGKTGTGKSSFMKTLYGDLPLTKGEGHIVDYDLKHLKEKDIPFLRRKLGVVFQDFKLLTDRTINDNLLFVLKATGWKDKTDMDTRVEEVLAKVDMKTKGFKFPHELSGGEQQRVAIARALLNNPELILADEPTGNLDPQTSVEVMEVLQDINKNGNTILMATHDYALLLKYPSKTLKCDENQVYEVVQRKG; encoded by the coding sequence ATGTCAAAACCTATTTTACAATTAAAAGACGCTTCTATTTTTCAAGGTGAGAGTCTCGTACTTTCAAACGTTAATGTTGAAATTAACAAAGGTGATTTTGTATATTTAATTGGAAAAACAGGAACAGGTAAAAGTAGTTTTATGAAAACACTTTATGGCGACCTACCTTTAACTAAAGGCGAAGGACATATTGTAGATTATGATTTAAAACATCTTAAAGAAAAAGACATTCCTTTTTTAAGGCGTAAGTTAGGTGTTGTTTTTCAGGATTTTAAATTACTTACTGATAGAACCATTAATGATAACTTATTGTTTGTTTTAAAAGCTACTGGTTGGAAAGACAAAACAGACATGGATACTCGTGTTGAAGAAGTTTTAGCTAAGGTAGATATGAAAACCAAAGGGTTTAAATTTCCACATGAACTCTCTGGTGGTGAACAGCAGCGTGTAGCCATTGCCAGAGCTTTACTTAATAACCCTGAACTTATTCTTGCTGATGAACCTACTGGAAATTTAGATCCACAAACCAGTGTGGAGGTTATGGAGGTACTTCAAGACATCAATAAAAATGGTAATACCATCTTAATGGCTACTCATGATTATGCTTTATTACTTAAGTACCCTAGTAAAACACTTAAGTGTGATGAGAATCAGGTTTATGAGGTGGTACAACGGAAAGGTTGA